DNA from Elaeis guineensis isolate ETL-2024a chromosome 2, EG11, whole genome shotgun sequence:
TATGTATTCTTTTAAGGGTTTGTTTGGTTGGGAGTAAtttaatatgaaaaaataaatcacaTGCTAAATTATCATGTTTcatatgaaaaagaaaaggaagaaatggTAAAAAAATTGATGGGTCCTATACTTATTTTTTGAAGAGAGATGGTGAAACGAATACCATGAAAgattggtatttgataaatttttgaatagTGGTAATCTATACTTGACGAAAATATTTTCTAATAAAGTGCATATGtaatcattgaatttattttaatatctttccaaattcattcaataaaaaatttttaacaaaaaattatgatgaaaatgacATTATGTAAAAGATTATATGATTATAGTCATTACATAAAAACTAATTAGAGATgacaatattattttaatataaaaaattattttatattgaaaaatatatttataaatttgatcatattcttATATCGATTTACCTTCAACCAAACgtactaattttttttcaatattatttttcaaaataatttttttactaattaaatatgataaaaattatttttttttacaattatttttttagataaataatttttaaaaattatcaaattattttGTAATTTAACATATCTCAATCAGATGGACCTAAAAAAACCTTGCGAACTGCAGAGGTTTACAGAAATGTCTCCTAACCTTCCTCAAACGATACGACCAACGGATGATGGGCAGGAATGGTTTTGACATCAGGCATATTATGATAAGTATATTTTATACGCCAGCACTAGTGGCATAATaaattatcatttaaagtaaAGCATGGAATGTTAGTGTCTAAGTCATGACCTTTGTCTAAAGGTAATGAATATGTAACAACCACTTCGTTCATATCTTTTTTGATcaaacaaaaatattttaatcgaAGTGATGAATGTAGAAAAGGACATCTTGCTGTTGGAACCATGAAAAGGTCCAccaagaattaattaaaaaaacctATAAACATCCTAGAAATTCCCATCAGCTGACATATGGCAGTCGAGAAATTGAACTGAATACGAACATCAATTAATACATTGATACAGTAGTTTGCAGTTTAGAGAACgggaaaaagattaaaaaaatctaaagaatATAGCTCTCACATATTAGTGAACTTACAGCATGGTTGGGGATACTGATGCCCTCCTACAAATTAATTGTGAATTTGTgcgctgctctctctctctttctctctctcaagaTGGGCAAGGTCACCATCTTGAAGCAAGGCGTGATAAATGTAAAGTCTCCCAGTCCTATAAGCTTCCAAAGCCATATCAAGCACAGCTTGAGTATTTGGTGTTATTACCACAAATATCACACACAGATTATTTGCGTCCCAGTACTCCACGCTGCTCCATGATGCCTGATCTTTCTCCAAAAACTGCAAATGATCATTATTTTCTCCTGTCTATGATTAATCTAGCTCTTATTATCCTTTTGTAAATCCATCCAActtcttaataaaaaatattgcAGTAATGATGTCAGATATAAAACAGGAACAAGCCTCTGATGACAACCTAAAGCATCTCCAAACACATCTTCCACAACATGAGTGTACGCTCTCATAAAGGTCACACATCGCATCTTTAAAGAATTATGTCATGCAACTGCATGAGTCATCATTCTCCCATGGCAAATAAGGCAGGCAACGCCTAGACATTGAGCACAAAACTTCTGGACGCAGCAGTCATGGAGAAATTATACATGATTTGCCACCTATTTCACTAACAATACAAAATTCCAAGAGCTCTAATGCAAGAGAAATTACCAAAGTGAGAATCTTCTAGGCTGAAAGTGAAAAATAGGTCCTGAAGGAAAAGAACTAGTGTTTTTCATGGTCCAAATTTAGGTATTTAACTAACTGCCAGCTGCTTTGAGCATGTAAATGACAAATTAGAAAATTGCAATTTCCCACTTGGAAGATTTTTCTCCATTCAATTGTGGTCAATGACAGACTGACATAATACCAAAAGGTATTCTTATGATCACAACCATTCCAGCCAGCATGTATGTGTTTGACCAACTTCTGAAACGTTAAACCTTCCCATTCTGTCAACTTTTACAGGCAGCAGAGCTACATGTGGGAACAGGGGAATGTCAAGCCAACAAGCTTACAAGTTAGACTTGAAAGATCTGGATGACACTCAGAGTTTGAAAAACATTGAAACAGATCTTACCATTCCCAACCTGGCTTAAGATCTAAACCATGCCCAAACAGAAGACCCATGAATCAGGCATAGGTCCCAATTAAGACCACATTCCGGACTGGTTCGGTATGGATTGGTTATTGGAAAACCCAACCAATCAGGTCTGATTTAACCCAATAAGCATTAGTTTCAAAATCCAGGGTCTGTCCACATAATTAGTACTAAGGTGCTCAATGCTAGAATTTATCAAACATGAATCATTAACTCAGGTTAAggtttcatttttcaaccaaTTAGAAGATATAGCAATTTATATATTTGTTTAGGCTTTAACTTCCTTCGCATGTTTCATTCTCATTATTCATACTATGGCTACAAAGCCAAAAGAGTTTGTCACCCATTATAGCTGCATAAATACAAGATAGTAACAAGGCAGCAAAGTTTCTAGGGCAAAGCCAACACAAAACTCtagatatattttgaaaaaaacatTCTTTGGGCACATAAATAACCAATTTAGCCGGTGTTCTGCATGCCAGCTGCTATACCCTTCATGGTCAGAATGAGGGTATCTTCCAGTCCAGGGGCGTACTCACTTGTGGGGTTTAGCTTCACCAATTCTGCAGCTGGCTTGCTAGACTCCATTATCTCCTTTGACAGATGTGGTCTTACTTTCACATGGTAACTGGGGTCTCTAATCCGTTTCAGTGTATAAGCTTGGCAGACATTCAGAGTTGTGATATATGCATCACGGAGATGTAGTCTCTGTTTCAAGTATGGATCGCCTTCAAGGAGATCTTTGTGGCCGGCAACCTGCAGAAATCCATGTCTAGTTACTCTTATGTGACTAATGACATCTGACAACTAGAAGTACAAATCAGCCAATCATGCAACAATACAAGGATCTTAAAATAAACGGTTACATGATCCAGTAAGAGGCAATATGGATTTTCTTGGGCAAAAAGTTCGAGTTAAAATTCACAGTATTGTCTTTTGGTCCGTCAGGGATCACTTAACAACATAATAAATGAGTCTTTACAAATAAAATGCAAAAAACGAGGCTACAATTCCAAGTAATACAACTTCCAGATCAAATTTCTGAGATCATCGATATCATGGACATATCTATCGTTTGATACATTACAGatgttaaaaataatttatgactaCTACCACTTTGAGATTTGTAAAGAAAGTATGGTTTACTTAGAACTGTCTCTCTAGAGTTTCATATCCTTTCCCCTGATCTAATGAAAATATGCTTATGCTTGAATTGTTATTTCATACTGAATGACCTTTCACTATGGTGCAATAAAGAGTAATTAGATGTTTTTTCTGTTTAAATATAAAATGAATTCTTTCTATAACACGCACCAAGAAAATGATGCAAGCAATAATTTGGCATACAAAAGAGCATGAAATTGATCCTTTACTAGAACACTCGACACTCTAATGCGCTATAAGCTTTACAACTGCATGGAACTTTGTAAAGTTCACGAGGAATACACAGCATTGACAGGTTATAGAGATCAACAGATTATATAGACAGAATAACGAGATCCTTCATTTCAGACCAAAATTACACATTGAATAATAAGACTGCATGTTTGCAAAGATGAAACACTAAAGTTGAGTGCATACACATGCCCTTGTTAAAGGAACCCAAAGGCGCTAGGATAGGTTCCATGCAGAAATTAGAGGCACTTATGGCATGTGTATACTGAAGAGTGAAATCATCTACTCAAGTGTACAGATTTTCCTATACAATTTAATAGGTCTTGTTGTTGCATTTTCCCTATGTAAGAATTACGGTCTTATGACTTGTCCAAGCTATACTTGGTCTTGAGAAACATAATAACAACCATTCTGTGTGAAGAAGTCATATTAAGAGCTTGACTGGCAGCTTATTAGGGAAGAAAATATCTACGTGGTTAATGGAGTTGCCCCCAGCTTTGCTTCCTTTAAAAATCACATCATCCCACAGATACATGTCATTGCCTTTTCAAGGACCAACTACCTACTTAAACCATGGGATAAGGATATGAACTGCTCAAATCTCATGAAACCCTGCCAGACAAGCCTTCAGCTTCCTTAAAATATATGTATATGGAAAGAGTGACCTACCTGAAGAAGAAGTTGCTTTGTTTCTTTGTAGCTGGACCTTAGTCGCTCGCCAAATGGCCATAATTCTTCAGAAACAAGCAATTTGTCATATAAAGCAGCTATACCAGGATCTCCCTTGGCGAAAACCATCTCAACCAAGTCGAtggtgactctgaaaaatggccaCTCATTGTACATCTCCTGAAGCATATGAAGATTTCTGATATCTTTTTCCACGACATGCTTAAATGCTGCACCAAAGCCAAGCCACACTGGAAGGTGAAACCGTGTCTGTGTCCATGCAAAAATCCATGGGATTGCACGCAGAGATTCTATGCCCCCACTGGGCTTCCTTTTCGATGGCCTGCTGCCAATATTCATCCTACCATACTCCAGCTCTGGAGTTGCCTACAAATATTTAAAAAGATGTTCCCGTCATGATATATATGAAATTGTACCCCCAAGAAAATTGAATGGAAAAGACAAGCACACAATGAAACTCaaggaaaaaatgaaagaatCTACATGATGCAACTAAATCACTATTTCCTAATAAGACAGTTACTCAAAGTAGTGACACTTTTCTGAAATCAGTACATCCTGTAAATCAAAGAATTAGCCTATCTATcaaacaaaaaaggaaaaagggaaaGATGAAAAGGAAAATCAGGTTTAGTATACGTCTAGAAAATTGGTGGCACTAATCCAAGCGTCCAAAAGAATGAAACATTACTTGGTAATCTTCAAGCAGATATTGCACTTTACCACAGCAGTTTGTTAGCTGTGTAGTAAATAAGAAAGTCAGATTACTTACCAGGCGGAAATATTCAACGAAACGTGGTTCTTGGAAGACAATTGATCGGTATTCCTTTGTGGCTACAATAGCCATCTCATCCATCAATGCACGCCATTCAGGTTTTGGAGAAATAGGGGGATGCATTCCATGTTCAAGAGTAGCTGCTGTGAAACGTTGGAGTGTTCTGAAGCACAAGTGCTCCTCTCCAAATGACTGCTCAATAACTTCACCTTGAACAGTAACTCTAAGTGATCCATGGATCGTGTCTGGTGGCTGAGATAATATAGCAAGATGAGTTGGACCACCTCCTCTTCCAACAGTCCCACCTCGCCCATGAAACATTGTCAATTTCACTCCATATTGCTTGGCAACTTTTATAAGCTCCTCCTGAGCTTTATATAACTGCCAAGCTGCAGAAAGACGCCCAGCATCCTTCCCTGAATCTGAATATCCAATCATGACTTCTTGCTTTCCATCAATCCGGTTCCTGTACCAGTCTATTGAAAAGAGTCGGGCTACAGCAGCAGGGGCTGCCTCGAGATCAGCAAGTTTCTCAAACAGTGGGACAACTCTCAGAGGTTTCTTCACACGGCACTCACGCTGCAACAGCTCAACAGccagaacatctgatggagcagttGCCATTGAGATGATATATGCTCCAAAGTTGTCTGAAGGAAGTTCTGCAATAACATGAAGTGTATCTAAAACATCAGCAATTTCGTCAGTTTTGGGAAGGTCAGGACCAAACAAAGGGCGCTTTCCATTAAGCTCAGACAATAGCCATTGTTGACGTTGTTCCTCTGACCATGCACGGTATGATCCAATTCCTAGATGCTTGGTGATAGCATCAATAACATCGGTGTGCCTGTCAGATTCTTGTCGGATATCAAGTCTCACAAGTGACAGGCCAAAGGTTGACACTTGACGCAAGAAGTCAAGAAGGCTTCCATCAGCAATTTGTCTATCACCACACGCACAGAGAGATCTGTAACATAGCTCTAGGGGCTCCAGAAACTGCAAGCAAACCCCAGCTCAGTTTTGAGACAAACAGATGGAAAAAAAGTATTGCACGCACAAATGACTACATAGGTGGAAAAGAGTGATATATGAGACTTTATCGGATGTGAAGTTCAGAACTGAAAGTATGGCTaaagcatgattttgaaaaattgagtTTTACTTGATTGTTTTTCTGCCAGATCTAGATCTTATGAAAAGGAGATCTTGATGTAAAAGATCTGATGCCAGTTTCTCCAACACAG
Protein-coding regions in this window:
- the LOC105043985 gene encoding phosphoenolpyruvate carboxylase, housekeeping isozyme-like encodes the protein MSRNAVEKLASIDAQLRLLAPRKVSEDDKLVEYDALLLDRFLDILQDLHGEDLKETVQELYELSAEYEGKHDPRKLDELGNVLTSLDPGDSIVITKSFSNMLNLANLAEEVQIAYRRRIKLKKGDFADENSAATESDIEETLKRLVVQLKKSPAEVFDALKNQTVDLVLTAHPTQSVRRSLLQKHGRIRNCLAQLYAKDITPDDKQELDEALQREIQAAFRTDEIRRTPPTPQDEMRAGMSYFHETIWKGVPKFLRRVDTALKNIGISERVPYNAPLIQFSSWMGGDRDGNPRVTPEVTRDVCLLARMMAANLYYSQIEDLMFELSMWRCNDELRERADEFHRSSKKDAAKHYIEFWKQVPPSEPYRVILSDVRDKLYNTRERSRHLLSNGYSDIPEETTFTNLEQFLEPLELCYRSLCACGDRQIADGSLLDFLRQVSTFGLSLVRLDIRQESDRHTDVIDAITKHLGIGSYRAWSEEQRQQWLLSELNGKRPLFGPDLPKTDEIADVLDTLHVIAELPSDNFGAYIISMATAPSDVLAVELLQRECRVKKPLRVVPLFEKLADLEAAPAAVARLFSIDWYRNRIDGKQEVMIGYSDSGKDAGRLSAAWQLYKAQEELIKVAKQYGVKLTMFHGRGGTVGRGGGPTHLAILSQPPDTIHGSLRVTVQGEVIEQSFGEEHLCFRTLQRFTAATLEHGMHPPISPKPEWRALMDEMAIVATKEYRSIVFQEPRFVEYFRLATPELEYGRMNIGSRPSKRKPSGGIESLRAIPWIFAWTQTRFHLPVWLGFGAAFKHVVEKDIRNLHMLQEMYNEWPFFRVTIDLVEMVFAKGDPGIAALYDKLLVSEELWPFGERLRSSYKETKQLLLQVAGHKDLLEGDPYLKQRLHLRDAYITTLNVCQAYTLKRIRDPSYHVKVRPHLSKEIMESSKPAAELVKLNPTSEYAPGLEDTLILTMKGIAAGMQNTG